A genomic region of Dactylococcopsis salina PCC 8305 contains the following coding sequences:
- a CDS encoding glycerophosphodiester phosphodiesterase family protein, translated as MLKGFAVLPAETFAEGPNAGEGIAANGFTGPFDGQPVQGFSGVQFAPTGDGRYWFLSDNGFGAEENSSDYLLRIYELDPNFAGTENGDRSVAVEDFIQLSDPDNLISFSITNEGTSQRLLTGADFDIESFVIDGDGDIWVGDEFGPYMLHFNAEGELLEAPIATPNFPDLNTLNGQDPLVIGHRGASGDFPEHTLASYKAAIAQGADFVEPDLVTTSDGVLIARHEPMLDNTTNVAEVFPERQMTKTLDGEEVTAYFAEDFTLEEIKQLRAVQSRDFRDPAFDGQLEIPTFQEVIELVQEVEANTGKEIGIYPETKHPTFFDQQGLSLEEPLIQTLQDTGFTDPNRIFIQSFEFQNLIELQETLDQEGLGDIPLVQLYGNTTDSASPDSGFSVPYDIRFNVEQGNDLAAIYGQDFLDAVENPLSEDTIYSDLDSAEFLQVIGEQYAEGAGPWKNNFLLRESLETPVDGNGDGEAEITSQLTGEVTSFVDDAHNAGLQVHPYTLRDEERFLTLEEDGTPQTPTEEFEQLINIGVDGFFTDFPRTGDPVRDAMVSEDVRSPQHPDFDFNTLTSEPPLVIAHRGASGDLPEHTLEGYRTAILQGADFVEPDLVTTSDGVLIARHEPMLDNTTNVAEVFPERQMTKTLDGEEVTAYFAEDFTLEEIKQLRAVQPREFRDQSFNGEFEIPTFQEVIELVQEVEAETGIQVGIYPETKHPTFFDEQGLSLEEPLIQTLQDTGFTDPNRIFIQSFEFQNLIELQETLDQEGLGDIPLVQLYGNTTDSASPDSGFSVPYDIRFNVEQGNDLAAIYGQDFLDAVENPLSEDTIYSDLDSAEFLQVIGEQYAEGAGPWKNNFLLRESLETPVDGNGDGEAEITSQLTGEVTSFVDDAHNAGLQVHPYTLRNEERFLTLEEDGTPQTPGEEFEQLIEIGVDGFFTDFPATGSMVLETLVEEPNLPRSRGFEGMAFSPDRNTAYPLLEGEVTGDPDNSRRIYEFDLNSGEYQGIVGFYGVEEPNHAIGDFTPINENEFLVIERDGSQADLDGFKKVFKVDFSNIDENGFVEKEEVVDLLNIPDPDDLNGDGETTYTMPFVTIEDVLVLDENTILVANDNNFPFSVGRPPEIDNNEIALIELDEPLDLDPRLGVNAEAPTAGTPIFGSLEADTLDAGVDFIGEGDLVFSGAGEDTIDASTVNSNNRLYGGSDADELVAGSNDRLFGGTGNDRLDASVGNGGNRLYGGAGADILVAGNDDRLIGNEGDDQFFFPNGGANNVVTGGTGADLFQIKDSDVRLGTNTITDFTSGEDSIGVAGVEASFADITRTAVDNGTLLSLDGEDLAVLLGVEANSLTEADFTFG; from the coding sequence ATGCTGAAAGGATTTGCCGTTTTACCCGCAGAAACCTTCGCCGAAGGTCCCAACGCTGGCGAGGGAATTGCTGCGAACGGATTTACGGGTCCCTTTGATGGTCAACCCGTACAAGGATTTAGTGGCGTTCAATTTGCCCCCACTGGAGATGGACGCTATTGGTTTCTCTCCGATAATGGCTTTGGCGCTGAGGAAAATAGTAGTGATTACTTATTGCGGATTTATGAACTTGATCCGAACTTCGCTGGAACAGAAAACGGCGATCGTAGCGTCGCAGTAGAAGACTTTATTCAACTTTCTGATCCTGATAATCTGATCTCCTTCTCCATTACCAACGAAGGAACTTCCCAAAGACTTCTCACTGGCGCTGATTTTGATATCGAGTCGTTTGTGATTGATGGCGATGGCGACATTTGGGTTGGGGACGAATTTGGTCCCTATATGTTGCACTTTAACGCCGAGGGAGAGTTATTAGAAGCGCCAATTGCCACGCCAAACTTCCCTGATCTCAATACTTTAAACGGACAAGACCCACTGGTAATTGGTCATCGTGGCGCAAGTGGCGATTTCCCCGAACATACTTTAGCATCCTATAAAGCCGCGATCGCGCAGGGGGCTGATTTTGTTGAACCAGACTTAGTAACCACCAGTGACGGGGTTTTAATCGCACGCCATGAACCCATGTTGGATAATACCACCAACGTGGCAGAAGTGTTCCCCGAACGTCAAATGACGAAAACACTGGATGGAGAAGAAGTCACCGCTTATTTTGCCGAAGACTTTACTCTCGAAGAAATCAAACAACTGCGTGCGGTTCAATCTCGTGATTTCCGTGATCCTGCTTTTGATGGTCAGTTGGAAATTCCCACTTTTCAAGAAGTAATTGAATTGGTTCAAGAAGTGGAAGCCAACACAGGAAAAGAAATCGGCATTTATCCCGAAACCAAACATCCCACTTTCTTTGACCAACAAGGGCTATCTTTAGAAGAACCCTTAATTCAAACCTTACAAGATACAGGATTTACTGATCCTAACCGTATCTTTATCCAGTCTTTTGAGTTCCAAAATCTCATTGAATTACAGGAAACCCTTGATCAAGAAGGATTAGGGGACATTCCTTTAGTTCAACTTTATGGCAATACCACCGACTCCGCAAGTCCAGACAGTGGGTTCTCTGTTCCTTATGATATTCGTTTCAATGTGGAACAAGGGAATGATTTAGCTGCGATTTACGGACAAGACTTCCTCGATGCAGTAGAAAATCCGCTTTCAGAAGATACCATTTACAGTGATTTAGACAGCGCTGAGTTTCTCCAGGTCATTGGGGAACAATACGCCGAAGGGGCCGGCCCCTGGAAAAATAACTTCTTACTCCGTGAGTCGTTAGAAACCCCTGTCGATGGAAACGGTGACGGAGAAGCAGAAATTACCTCTCAACTCACTGGGGAAGTAACTTCTTTTGTGGATGATGCCCACAATGCAGGGTTACAGGTTCATCCTTACACTTTACGAGATGAAGAACGGTTCTTAACCCTCGAAGAAGATGGTACACCTCAAACGCCAACAGAAGAGTTTGAACAACTCATAAACATTGGTGTCGATGGTTTCTTTACTGACTTCCCTCGTACAGGTGATCCAGTTCGGGATGCGATGGTTTCCGAGGATGTTCGTTCACCCCAACATCCAGACTTTGACTTCAATACCTTAACCAGTGAACCGCCTTTGGTCATCGCCCATCGTGGCGCAAGTGGCGACCTTCCAGAACATACTTTAGAAGGGTATCGGACAGCCATTTTACAAGGGGCTGATTTTGTTGAACCAGACTTAGTAACCACCAGTGACGGGGTTTTAATCGCACGCCATGAACCCATGTTGGATAATACCACCAATGTGGCAGAAGTGTTCCCCGAACGTCAAATGACGAAAACACTGGATGGAGAAGAAGTCACCGCTTATTTTGCCGAAGACTTTACTCTCGAAGAAATCAAACAACTGCGTGCGGTTCAACCTCGCGAATTCCGTGATCAGTCTTTTAACGGGGAGTTTGAAATTCCTACTTTCCAAGAGGTGATCGAACTCGTCCAAGAAGTGGAAGCCGAAACAGGAATCCAAGTGGGGATTTATCCCGAAACCAAACATCCTACCTTCTTTGACGAACAAGGGTTATCTTTAGAAGAACCCCTAATTCAAACCTTACAAGATACAGGATTTACTGATCCTAACCGTATCTTTATCCAGTCTTTTGAGTTCCAAAATCTCATTGAATTACAGGAAACCCTTGATCAAGAAGGATTAGGGGACATTCCTCTGGTTCAACTTTACGGCAACACTACCGACTCCGCAAGTCCCGATAGTGGGTTCTCTGTTCCTTATGATATTCGTTTCAATGTGGAACAAGGGAATGATTTAGCTGCGATTTACGGACAAGACTTCCTCGATGCAGTAGAAAATCCGCTTTCAGAAGATACCATTTACAGTGATTTAGACAGCGCTGAGTTTCTCCAGGTCATTGGGGAACAATACGCCGAAGGGGCCGGCCCCTGGAAAAATAACTTCTTACTCCGTGAGTCTTTAGAAACCCCTGTGGATGGAAACGGTGACGGAGAAGCAGAAATCACCTCTCAACTCACTGGGGAAGTAACTTCTTTTGTGGATGATGCCCACAATGCAGGGTTACAGGTTCATCCTTACACTTTACGGAATGAGGAACGGTTCTTAACCCTCGAAGAAGATGGTACACCGCAAACCCCAGGAGAAGAGTTTGAACAACTGATTGAAATTGGGGTTGATGGCTTCTTTACTGATTTCCCTGCAACGGGAAGCATGGTCTTAGAAACGTTGGTGGAAGAGCCGAATTTACCCCGATCGCGCGGGTTTGAAGGGATGGCATTTAGCCCCGATCGAAACACTGCTTATCCTCTCTTAGAAGGGGAAGTAACGGGCGATCCTGATAACTCTCGTCGCATCTATGAGTTTGATCTCAACAGTGGAGAATATCAAGGAATTGTTGGTTTCTATGGCGTAGAAGAACCGAATCACGCGATCGGCGATTTTACTCCCATCAACGAAAATGAATTTCTGGTGATTGAACGGGATGGTAGCCAAGCTGATCTCGATGGCTTCAAAAAAGTCTTTAAGGTTGACTTCTCCAACATTGACGAGAATGGCTTTGTGGAGAAAGAGGAAGTAGTTGATCTGCTGAACATCCCTGATCCTGATGATCTCAATGGTGATGGAGAAACGACTTACACCATGCCTTTTGTCACCATTGAAGATGTTTTAGTCCTCGATGAGAATACAATTTTAGTGGCGAATGACAATAATTTCCCCTTCTCTGTCGGTCGTCCACCAGAAATTGATAATAATGAAATTGCGCTGATTGAGTTAGATGAACCCCTTGATCTCGATCCGCGTTTAGGAGTGAATGCAGAAGCACCCACAGCAGGAACGCCGATTTTTGGCAGTCTAGAAGCAGATACTCTTGATGCTGGTGTTGACTTCATTGGCGAAGGAGATTTGGTCTTTAGTGGCGCTGGTGAAGACACGATTGACGCTTCTACCGTCAACAGCAATAATCGTCTTTATGGTGGCAGTGATGCGGATGAGTTAGTCGCTGGAAGCAACGATCGACTCTTTGGCGGTACTGGAAACGATCGCCTTGATGCGTCTGTTGGTAACGGCGGTAATCGTCTTTATGGCGGTGCTGGTGCTGATATTTTAGTCGCTGGTAATGACGATCGGTTAATCGGTAATGAAGGCGATGATCAGTTTTTCTTTCCCAATGGGGGCGCTAATAACGTTGTTACTGGTGGCACTGGTGCTGATTTATTCCAGATTAAAGACTCCGATGTGCGTTTGGGAACGAATACAATCACTGATTTTACCTCTGGTGAAGATTCGATCGGTGTGGCGGGAGTAGAAGCAAGTTTTGCCGATATTACTCGCACTGCGGTTGATAACGGAACGTTACTCAGTTTAGATGGTGAGGATTTAGCGGTTTTACTGGGCGTTGAAGCCAACAGTTTAACGGAAGCTGACTTTACTTTCGGTTAA